One Candidatus Dadabacteria bacterium genomic window carries:
- the mfd gene encoding transcription-repair coupling factor, which yields MNGNSSTLELSSHLENPLVEKFLGYPPGKPTDLAGLYGNSTCFLLALLSEVPGKRVLHVCEQREQCIHAARSISSLKGTEIPVLLSRGMEKTRSLFEKTEITEPERLHSIFRWEHTGVLCADAAALAEVLAPPRALEAESFTIEEGARVDREELVQRLLEIGYSEVDFTEKRGDISVRGSIVDLFSPGSRNPLRVELFADQVNSLREFSPATQKSVGKAQKALINPASFAVYRQTSKDGLVGQVLAGADKKGLTSSEVEPLLEAFESGSHFRGIEWFTPFFWDSRQCVLDYPREDLVVSLPIGFDEEALLLRLEEKFEARRKSLGKLEKSLPPFESLYLGRKELAEKLRESRLAYPGAMAIGTGGKNSLKFSTEEISFSKPSLKVFTDKAEELIEDGYEVFVFFTSEAEREKFLKLTENHPDKGMVHVVGELFESTVLHDFKIALLTEKTLVEKTKSRGAAFGGSDMPSAFLTSFSQLKPGDYIVHKEFGIGVFRGLRRLSFESSQGDFLECEYKDGDKIFVPVEKLALVQKYMGAGREPKIEKLGSANWKKTVGRVKRAVEEVATELVELCAERKVGKGFRFSPRDQMFNEFETEFPWNETPDQSAAIEDVMSDMESEKAMDRLICGDVGFGKTEVALRAAFKACLDGKQVMVIAPTTLLASQHYRTALSRFKSYPVSIGMLSRFTTGKREKEILNRLEDGSLDVIIGTHKLLGKRIKLKNLGLAVIDEEQKFGVNHKKSIRSMKNAVDVLTLSATPIPRTLQLSLADVRDISVINTPPEGRQPVEVYIQQFNTAMIKEAAEKETARDGTVFFIHNRIEDIFEKANLLQKLMPKLSIGVTHGRMNETRLSRTIEQFTDGKIDLLVTTAIVESGLDIPKANTIIVNNAHTMGLADLYQLKGRVGRSDRKAYAYFLVPSINSLTEDARKRLEVLSRLTDLGSGFKLATADLQIRGAGTLFGEKQSGHIADIGLEFYLELLRDTIEGKRRGEDHVREIRPEIKTRDDAFIPEHYIQSVSERLFYYKKISSAGKRGEAREIAGEIEDRFGAMPNPLKRLVLIAELRIALGERLIKKAEIGENTATLSLADGKTRGREKKLSIPLPSEDRYEALISAVERVEKPAQAHV from the coding sequence GTGAACGGTAACAGTTCCACGCTTGAACTTTCATCCCACCTTGAAAACCCCTTGGTGGAGAAGTTTCTTGGGTACCCGCCCGGAAAACCGACCGATCTTGCGGGTCTTTACGGAAACTCGACCTGTTTTCTTCTGGCACTGCTCTCCGAGGTGCCCGGCAAAAGGGTGCTTCATGTCTGCGAGCAAAGAGAGCAGTGCATCCATGCGGCGCGAAGCATCTCTTCTTTAAAAGGAACAGAGATCCCCGTTCTTCTCTCAAGAGGAATGGAGAAAACCCGCTCCCTTTTCGAGAAAACGGAAATCACAGAACCCGAAAGGCTTCACTCTATTTTCAGATGGGAGCACACCGGGGTGCTCTGCGCAGACGCGGCAGCGCTTGCCGAGGTGCTGGCTCCGCCCCGCGCCCTCGAGGCCGAGAGCTTCACCATAGAGGAGGGAGCGCGGGTCGACCGGGAGGAACTTGTGCAAAGACTCCTTGAAATCGGTTACAGCGAGGTGGATTTCACGGAAAAAAGAGGCGACATCAGCGTCCGGGGCTCTATAGTGGACCTCTTTTCCCCCGGATCGCGGAATCCCCTAAGGGTGGAGCTTTTCGCAGACCAAGTGAATTCGCTCCGGGAATTTTCTCCCGCAACCCAGAAATCCGTCGGAAAAGCACAGAAAGCCCTGATCAATCCGGCCTCATTCGCCGTTTACCGCCAAACAAGCAAGGACGGTCTGGTCGGACAGGTTCTCGCCGGAGCCGACAAGAAGGGACTTACCTCAAGCGAGGTGGAACCTCTTCTGGAGGCGTTTGAGAGCGGTTCGCACTTCAGGGGAATTGAATGGTTCACGCCGTTTTTCTGGGACTCGCGCCAGTGCGTGCTCGATTACCCGCGAGAGGATCTGGTAGTGAGCCTCCCAATCGGGTTTGACGAGGAAGCACTGCTATTGAGACTGGAGGAAAAATTCGAAGCGAGAAGAAAATCTCTGGGGAAACTTGAAAAATCGCTTCCCCCGTTTGAGAGTCTATACCTTGGAAGAAAAGAGCTTGCGGAAAAACTCCGGGAATCAAGGCTCGCATACCCGGGGGCGATGGCCATAGGAACCGGAGGAAAAAACAGCCTTAAGTTCAGCACAGAAGAGATATCGTTTTCAAAACCTTCGCTCAAGGTCTTTACTGACAAGGCGGAGGAACTCATCGAAGACGGTTACGAGGTGTTCGTATTTTTCACTTCAGAGGCAGAAAGAGAAAAATTCCTCAAGCTTACGGAGAACCATCCGGACAAGGGAATGGTGCATGTAGTCGGAGAGCTTTTCGAAAGCACAGTTCTTCACGATTTCAAAATTGCCCTTCTTACGGAGAAAACCCTTGTCGAGAAAACCAAGAGCCGAGGCGCGGCCTTCGGGGGAAGTGATATGCCCTCCGCTTTTCTGACTTCGTTCAGCCAGCTCAAACCCGGGGACTACATAGTTCACAAGGAATTCGGAATAGGTGTCTTCAGGGGGCTGAGAAGGCTTTCCTTTGAGAGCAGCCAGGGGGATTTTCTCGAGTGCGAATACAAAGACGGGGACAAGATATTCGTGCCGGTGGAGAAATTAGCGCTGGTTCAGAAGTACATGGGAGCTGGAAGGGAGCCGAAGATTGAGAAGCTGGGAAGCGCAAATTGGAAAAAAACCGTCGGCAGGGTCAAAAGGGCCGTGGAGGAAGTCGCGACCGAGCTTGTGGAACTCTGCGCGGAAAGAAAGGTCGGAAAAGGCTTTAGGTTCTCCCCAAGGGATCAGATGTTCAATGAATTCGAGACGGAGTTTCCCTGGAACGAGACCCCGGATCAGTCGGCAGCCATAGAGGACGTAATGTCAGACATGGAATCCGAAAAGGCCATGGACAGGCTTATCTGCGGAGATGTCGGGTTCGGAAAAACCGAAGTGGCCCTGCGGGCCGCTTTCAAGGCATGCCTTGATGGAAAACAGGTCATGGTGATCGCTCCCACCACCCTTCTCGCAAGCCAGCACTACCGAACCGCACTTTCAAGGTTCAAAAGCTATCCCGTGAGCATCGGAATGCTTTCACGATTCACGACAGGCAAGAGAGAAAAAGAGATTCTAAACAGACTCGAAGACGGTTCCCTAGACGTCATAATCGGAACGCACAAGCTTCTCGGAAAAAGAATAAAGCTGAAAAACCTTGGACTAGCCGTGATAGACGAGGAACAGAAATTCGGAGTGAATCACAAAAAATCCATAAGGTCGATGAAAAACGCCGTCGACGTATTGACGCTATCGGCGACTCCCATCCCCAGAACCCTCCAGCTTTCCCTCGCCGACGTAAGAGACATAAGCGTGATAAATACCCCTCCCGAGGGACGGCAACCCGTAGAGGTGTACATTCAGCAGTTCAACACCGCAATGATAAAGGAGGCCGCGGAAAAAGAGACCGCGAGAGACGGCACGGTTTTTTTCATACACAACAGGATAGAGGACATATTCGAGAAGGCGAACCTTCTCCAAAAACTCATGCCGAAACTGTCAATAGGAGTAACACACGGCCGAATGAACGAAACGCGGCTCTCAAGAACCATAGAACAGTTCACCGACGGAAAAATAGACCTGCTCGTAACCACCGCGATAGTGGAATCCGGACTCGATATACCAAAAGCCAACACGATAATAGTGAACAATGCCCATACTATGGGCCTAGCGGATCTCTATCAGCTTAAGGGCCGTGTCGGAAGATCAGACAGAAAAGCATATGCATATTTTCTCGTACCATCCATAAACTCTCTTACTGAAGATGCCAGAAAAAGGCTCGAGGTGCTCTCTCGACTCACCGACCTTGGAAGCGGATTCAAGCTCGCCACGGCCGATCTGCAGATAAGGGGAGCCGGCACCCTTTTCGGAGAAAAGCAGTCAGGACACATAGCGGATATAGGACTTGAGTTCTATCTCGAGCTGCTGAGAGATACGATTGAAGGCAAAAGAAGGGGCGAAGACCACGTCCGTGAAATCAGACCGGAAATAAAAACGCGGGACGACGCGTTCATCCCTGAGCATTATATTCAAAGCGTTTCAGAGAGACTTTTTTACTACAAAAAAATATCATCGGCAGGAAAACGCGGGGAAGCAAGGGAAATCGCAGGGGAAATCGAAGACAGGTTCGGCGCGATGCCCAATCCGCTGAAACGTCTCGTTCTCATCGCGGAACTGAGAATCGCGCTCGGGGAGAGGCTGATAAAAAAAGCTGAAATAGGGGAGAACACGGCGACTTTGAGTCTCGCGGACGGAAAAACCCGCGGGCGAGAGAAGAAACTCAGCATTCCCCTTCCCTCCGAGGACAGGTACGAGGCGCTGATAAGCGCGGTGGAAAGAGTGGAAAAACCGGCCCAAGCCCATGTATAG
- the leuB gene encoding 3-isopropylmalate dehydrogenase, with amino-acid sequence MPEILVIPGDGIGVEVTEVSLSVLKAVGEKSGIEFSLERALLGGCCIDTHGVPVTEETMEKAKKSDAVLLGAVGGPKWENLEHSLKPERGLLELRKRLDTFANLRPAIVYAALADASTLKREVVEGVDIMVVRELTGGIYFGQPRGAEQLGEEECKAFNTLSYTTSEIERVAKMAFEIARKRRNKVTSIDKSNVLESMVLWRDTVTELHDRHFSDVTLEHLYVDNAAMQLIRRPADFDVMLAGNMFGDIISDEAAQLTGSLGMLPSASVGNKGAIYEPVHGSAPDIAGRGVANPIASILSMAMMLRYSFDMDGAAAQVEEAVRKVLDNGYRTSDIYEEGKTRVGTEEMGSLILGEL; translated from the coding sequence TTGCCCGAAATATTAGTAATTCCAGGAGATGGAATCGGAGTTGAAGTAACCGAAGTCAGTCTGTCCGTACTGAAGGCCGTCGGTGAGAAAAGCGGGATTGAGTTCTCGCTTGAGAGAGCCCTTCTCGGCGGATGCTGCATAGACACACACGGGGTTCCAGTAACGGAAGAAACCATGGAAAAAGCAAAGAAAAGCGACGCGGTACTCCTGGGAGCCGTGGGAGGCCCGAAATGGGAAAACCTTGAGCACAGCCTCAAACCCGAAAGAGGGCTCCTTGAGCTAAGAAAGCGTCTTGACACTTTCGCGAACCTGAGACCCGCGATCGTCTACGCGGCTCTTGCCGACGCGTCCACGCTTAAAAGGGAAGTCGTCGAAGGGGTCGACATAATGGTCGTTAGGGAACTTACAGGCGGAATATACTTCGGACAGCCGAGAGGAGCGGAACAGCTCGGCGAAGAGGAGTGCAAGGCGTTTAACACTCTTAGCTACACAACTTCCGAGATAGAACGCGTGGCGAAAATGGCTTTTGAGATCGCCAGGAAAAGAAGGAACAAAGTCACTTCCATAGACAAATCCAATGTTCTCGAATCAATGGTGCTCTGGAGAGACACGGTAACGGAACTCCACGATCGCCATTTCTCCGATGTTACGCTTGAGCATCTGTACGTGGACAACGCGGCGATGCAGCTTATAAGAAGGCCCGCCGATTTCGACGTAATGCTGGCGGGGAACATGTTCGGCGATATAATAAGCGACGAGGCGGCCCAGCTCACCGGCTCCCTGGGCATGCTGCCCTCGGCAAGTGTCGGCAACAAAGGGGCTATATACGAGCCGGTTCACGGAAGCGCCCCCGACATCGCCGGCCGGGGCGTGGCAAATCCCATAGCCTCAATCCTCTCGATGGCAATGATGCTGCGTTACTCCTTTGACATGGACGGCGCCGCCGCGCAGGTTGAAGAAGCCGTAAGAAAGGTCCTTGACAATGGCTACCGCACATCCGACATATACGAGGAAGGGAAAACAAGGGTAGGAACAGAGGAAATGGGATCTCTCATACTGGGCGAACTGTGA